A single genomic interval of Cydia splendana chromosome 10, ilCydSple1.2, whole genome shotgun sequence harbors:
- the LOC134794299 gene encoding circadian clock-controlled protein daywake-like — protein MRWYLSFLCIAAFFIEYGFTRLTPDFIHPCPIDNKPCLMQSTIDAIPYFTMGIPDLGVPSIDPFYIDRLTIPLSGLKIAFFNGKVTGFRKAVIDNVESNFAKRKFGLEFHSNVTLKGGYEATGRVLTFPINGEGEAKIKITNLKMKVMMNLDTKSDDKGVNHLYVKNYKYNLGYGDKVHYNLTNLIKDSPELSRTLLQFMNDNWKLVSEEFGKPVVDYATELALRTIEKFFLAVPYEELIEGPIPSFK, from the exons ATGCGCTGGTACTTGTCATTTTTATGCATAGCTGCATTTTTCATTGAATATGGATTTACCAGATTGacac CGGACTTCATCCACCCATGTCCTATAGACAACAAGCCTTGCTTAATGCAATCCACCATTGATGCAATCCCTTACTTCACTATGGGAATCCCTGACTTGGGAGTACCATCTATAGATCCTTTCTACATCGACAGACTGACGATTCCGCTTTCAGGACTTAAGATTGCCTTCTTTAATGGAAAAGTCACTGGATTCAGGAAGGCAGTCATAGATAATGTTGA GTCTAATTTTGCTAAACGGAAATTCGGCCTAGAGTTCCACAGCAATGTTACCCTCAAGGGAGGTTACGAGGCCACGGGGAGAGTACTCACCTTCCCCATAAATGGAGAAGGAGAggccaaaataaaaataa CTAACCTCAAAATGAAGGTCATGATGAATTTGGATACGAAGTCAGATGACAAGGGTGTTAATCATTTATATGTCAAGAATTACAAATATAACCTCGGCTATGGCGATAAAGTGCATTACAACTTGACTAATCTCATTAAAGACAGTCCCGAATTGA GCCGAACTCTGCTGCAGTTCATGAACGATAATTGGAAACTCGTGTCTGAAGAGTTCGGGAAACCAGTAGTGGATTACGCTACAGAACTGGCTCTGAGGACCATCGAGAAGTTCTTCCTCGCTGTGCCTTATGAAGAGTTGATTGAAGGACCCATACCCTCCTTTAAATAA